One segment of Anatilimnocola aggregata DNA contains the following:
- a CDS encoding synaptonemal complex protein 1: protein MSDIPLPQLSQMTAGVLTRLSKLRRQVTTWFWVDGLSRLAWAAIALLAADLALDWLFRMDKPQRAVMLAIIGAVLLYIVFRRLVKPLSATISDDALALEVERLNPHLHESVISALQFSRMEDLSERGYSPVMIRQTVQRGATASADLNFGNVLDDREFRVNSMLLLFALVLLGALVVGTFTNPLLNIWANRNLLLGDKEWPQKTYLLVERAENGKVVFPRGEDWTQLVTVTKESEVVPENVSIEFRRARGRATQTMKKTGERQFEAIFASVIEPFEFRAQGGDAYTPWVQVQLVEQPALDDLQLEVVPPAYTGLSPQPLAAGRGPYFVLKGSTLRLQGTANKELTKAELSYRLQKVEVIEPPPAKPAEKLAEGDSTEATAESSPAPTKPEPKKTRTYEVERHTPLSITEGMKLKGELPPDEVAGTQYTILLTDTLGLTSRRPTTFGLRIRADREPRVRARLIGISGMVVPKARIPFSCRVTDDFGLTDLRAKFRWDLLAQGGEDAGKSSGAGEIPFESLKDAFQGKPPGELALDEAIELGPHQIPTGSGLTFSFVAQDNDNVPDEVGAPVPNVGASSDFLVRVVTEEELRTDLLRREKEQRQEFERLVKSEEELLTDGQALEAATRDVAALTQEQKDQLMQMQKRQKVYGTNTGAIGERMANILIEVENNRLEEANGKLQGRLQEIIKPLRELADQDMPGLVQTLDQVRRQAAAQQPRNEAITTLLKQQEATIAKMKQVLALMVKSEGYQEAVNLLYEIQKSQQDVLDRTIKEQQERIKKLLEGAKPAESTPPGNK, encoded by the coding sequence ATGTCAGATATTCCTCTGCCACAGCTTTCGCAAATGACGGCGGGCGTCCTTACTCGCCTGAGCAAGCTCCGGCGACAAGTAACCACCTGGTTCTGGGTCGATGGGCTCAGTCGTCTCGCCTGGGCCGCCATTGCGCTGCTCGCCGCCGATCTGGCGCTCGATTGGCTGTTTCGCATGGACAAGCCGCAGCGGGCGGTGATGCTGGCGATCATTGGCGCGGTGCTGCTGTACATCGTCTTTCGTCGGCTGGTCAAACCGCTGTCGGCCACGATTTCGGACGATGCGCTGGCCCTTGAAGTCGAACGGCTGAATCCGCACCTGCACGAGAGCGTCATTAGCGCGCTCCAGTTCTCACGCATGGAGGATCTGAGCGAGCGCGGTTATTCGCCCGTCATGATTCGGCAGACAGTGCAGCGCGGAGCCACTGCCTCGGCCGATCTGAACTTCGGCAACGTGCTCGACGACCGCGAGTTTCGGGTCAACAGCATGTTGTTGCTCTTCGCCCTGGTACTGCTTGGCGCGCTGGTTGTCGGCACCTTCACGAACCCACTCTTGAACATCTGGGCCAATCGCAATCTGCTCTTGGGCGATAAGGAGTGGCCACAAAAAACGTATTTGCTCGTTGAAAGGGCTGAGAACGGCAAAGTTGTGTTCCCCCGCGGCGAAGATTGGACACAACTCGTCACGGTGACCAAGGAGAGCGAAGTCGTTCCCGAGAATGTCTCTATTGAGTTCCGTCGCGCTCGCGGCCGGGCCACACAGACCATGAAGAAGACGGGCGAGCGGCAATTCGAAGCCATTTTCGCCAGCGTGATCGAGCCGTTCGAATTCCGCGCGCAGGGGGGCGATGCCTATACGCCGTGGGTTCAAGTGCAGCTTGTCGAACAACCAGCACTGGACGATCTGCAACTCGAAGTGGTGCCACCCGCCTATACCGGGCTTTCGCCCCAGCCATTGGCTGCCGGTCGCGGCCCCTACTTTGTCTTGAAGGGGAGCACTCTGCGTCTGCAAGGGACCGCCAATAAAGAGCTGACAAAAGCGGAACTTTCTTATCGATTGCAAAAAGTCGAAGTGATCGAACCGCCACCGGCAAAGCCAGCCGAGAAACTGGCGGAAGGGGACTCCACCGAAGCAACTGCCGAATCTTCGCCTGCGCCAACCAAACCCGAGCCGAAAAAGACACGCACTTACGAAGTTGAACGGCATACGCCCCTCAGCATCACCGAGGGAATGAAGCTGAAGGGGGAACTGCCGCCCGACGAAGTCGCGGGCACGCAGTACACCATTCTGCTCACCGATACGCTGGGGCTGACTTCGCGCCGGCCCACGACCTTCGGCCTGCGCATCCGCGCGGATCGTGAGCCGCGCGTGCGAGCGCGGCTGATCGGTATCAGCGGGATGGTGGTCCCCAAGGCACGCATTCCATTTTCGTGTCGCGTGACCGATGACTTCGGTCTGACCGATCTGCGGGCGAAGTTCCGCTGGGATCTGCTGGCCCAAGGTGGTGAGGATGCCGGCAAATCGAGCGGCGCGGGCGAGATCCCCTTCGAATCGCTGAAGGATGCCTTTCAAGGCAAGCCTCCGGGTGAACTGGCGCTCGACGAGGCGATCGAACTGGGCCCACATCAAATTCCCACAGGCTCCGGGCTGACGTTCTCATTCGTTGCCCAGGACAACGACAACGTGCCCGATGAAGTGGGCGCCCCCGTTCCCAACGTGGGTGCCTCGTCCGACTTTCTCGTGCGTGTGGTAACTGAAGAAGAACTGCGCACCGATCTGCTGCGCCGCGAGAAGGAACAACGTCAGGAGTTCGAACGGCTGGTAAAGAGCGAAGAAGAACTGCTGACCGATGGCCAGGCATTGGAAGCGGCCACGCGCGATGTCGCCGCCCTCACGCAAGAACAAAAAGACCAGCTGATGCAGATGCAGAAGCGGCAGAAGGTGTACGGCACGAATACCGGCGCGATCGGCGAGCGAATGGCAAACATTCTGATTGAAGTCGAAAACAACCGGCTGGAAGAAGCGAATGGCAAGTTGCAGGGGCGTTTGCAGGAAATCATCAAACCGCTGCGGGAACTGGCCGATCAGGATATGCCCGGCCTCGTGCAAACGCTTGACCAGGTTCGTCGCCAGGCCGCCGCCCAACAGCCCCGCAACGAAGCGATTACCACGCTACTCAAACAGCAGGAAGCGACCATCGCCAAAATGAAACAAGTCCTGGCGCTGATGGTTAAGTCAGAAGGCTATCAGGAAGCCGTGAATCTGCTGTACGAGATTCAGAAGTCGCAGCAGGACGTGCTCGACCGGACGATCAAGGAACAGCAAGAGCGTATCAAAAAGCTGCTCGAAGGTGCCAAGCCGGCGGAATCGACTCCGCCCGGCAATAAGTAA
- a CDS encoding BatA domain-containing protein codes for MLPLLQTSNALTGGFTTLLGQAEMLTGLGGWLTNPAMFLAGAAAVSVPIIIHLLNKRKFKIVDWAAMEFLLDAEKKNRRRVRLENLILLLLRCLAIFLIGMLLARPFLPTSMTGGLIDAAQFERIVLLDDSLSMQARLGNDSIWEVTRKRLTDLTNALADEEADNSLTLILTSRPDKPIYNGAHLARDTVAEINDSIGKLEPSDRPAGLAASLKELEQNLSSQAANINRVVYIVSDLRQQDWKSTDDASESPAKMMQRISKLVSATYIVDVGDNEDRNLAVSEVKPEGTLVEGVSSRFDVSVTNFGTGEAKDVRVKFIAGEALPLQNEIERIAPGETVSTSFSFAFTGDEELDANAAPGQLSPRKVRIEVASAGQGEDDRLPADSVSYFPARLVRGIPTLIVDGDPSSAFGKAESFYLRRSLAPQGPVPSGVAADVVTENEFESLSLEKYQVIFLCNVYRLGDKPQETIAKLEKWVAAGGGLVLCPGDQIDEQFFNDFYFKNGEGLSALKLENIKGDETEASWALLRVDQTNHEVLKVFAGQNNPFLDNVKLFRYWGTSVKPEQLGNVVSIPARLNDPDESPAIAEKSFGKGRVVTLAIPADADWTNWTSDPSYLIVMQEMVRYLSGDRGDRGLLRVSQPIRQPLDLTRFEIDAALLGPRERKANMQAVAAEKAGEQTVWQLEYPATDLQGFYELKLARRDAPPESVLFAANVDPLEGDLKRVDIPTLKKNFGEAKIEIVSAEQVGTLSSIGSDTEVWWYLLWGVVVVLCSEQLLAWWFGWGR; via the coding sequence ATGCTTCCCCTCCTGCAAACTTCGAACGCTCTCACCGGCGGATTCACCACGCTGCTCGGTCAAGCAGAAATGCTGACTGGCCTCGGTGGCTGGTTGACCAATCCCGCGATGTTCCTGGCGGGGGCGGCAGCTGTCAGCGTGCCGATCATCATTCACCTGCTGAACAAGCGGAAGTTCAAGATCGTCGATTGGGCGGCGATGGAATTTCTACTCGATGCGGAGAAGAAGAACCGCCGCCGTGTGCGCTTGGAGAATCTGATTCTCCTGTTGCTGCGCTGCCTGGCTATTTTTCTCATCGGCATGCTCCTTGCGCGCCCCTTTCTGCCCACGAGCATGACGGGCGGCCTGATCGATGCTGCTCAGTTCGAGCGGATCGTCCTGCTCGATGATTCGCTCAGCATGCAGGCGCGGCTGGGGAACGATTCGATCTGGGAAGTCACTCGCAAACGCCTGACCGATCTAACCAATGCGCTGGCCGACGAAGAAGCCGATAATAGCTTGACGCTGATTCTTACTTCGCGGCCCGACAAGCCCATCTACAACGGTGCACACCTGGCGCGCGATACCGTGGCCGAGATCAACGATTCGATTGGCAAGCTCGAGCCCAGCGATCGCCCGGCGGGACTTGCCGCTTCGCTTAAGGAATTGGAGCAGAACCTCTCTTCGCAAGCGGCTAACATCAATCGCGTCGTGTACATCGTTTCGGACCTTCGTCAACAAGATTGGAAGTCAACCGACGACGCCTCCGAGTCTCCCGCGAAGATGATGCAGCGAATCAGCAAGCTGGTTTCGGCCACGTACATCGTCGATGTCGGCGATAACGAAGACCGCAATCTGGCCGTCTCCGAAGTAAAGCCCGAAGGGACGCTTGTCGAGGGTGTTTCGTCACGCTTCGATGTGTCGGTCACGAACTTCGGCACCGGCGAAGCCAAGGATGTGCGCGTCAAGTTCATCGCCGGCGAAGCCTTGCCTTTGCAAAACGAAATCGAACGAATTGCGCCGGGCGAAACCGTCAGCACCAGTTTTTCCTTCGCGTTCACTGGCGATGAAGAGCTCGATGCCAACGCTGCTCCCGGGCAGCTCTCGCCGCGCAAAGTGCGGATTGAAGTCGCCTCGGCCGGTCAAGGTGAAGACGACCGCCTCCCCGCGGACAGCGTCTCTTATTTTCCCGCCCGACTCGTCCGTGGCATTCCCACGCTGATTGTCGATGGCGATCCGTCGTCGGCCTTTGGCAAAGCCGAGTCGTTCTACCTGCGTCGCTCGCTGGCTCCGCAGGGGCCCGTCCCCAGTGGCGTGGCAGCCGATGTGGTGACCGAAAATGAGTTCGAGTCGCTGTCGCTCGAGAAGTATCAGGTCATCTTTTTGTGCAACGTCTATCGTTTGGGCGATAAGCCGCAGGAAACGATCGCCAAACTGGAGAAATGGGTAGCTGCCGGCGGTGGCTTGGTGCTTTGTCCTGGCGATCAGATCGACGAGCAGTTTTTTAACGACTTCTACTTCAAGAATGGCGAAGGTTTGTCGGCGCTCAAGCTGGAGAACATCAAAGGAGACGAGACCGAAGCAAGTTGGGCACTACTGCGAGTGGACCAGACTAATCACGAAGTGCTAAAGGTCTTCGCCGGGCAGAACAATCCGTTTCTCGATAACGTCAAGCTGTTCCGCTACTGGGGCACCTCGGTTAAGCCTGAACAGTTGGGCAACGTAGTTTCCATTCCTGCTCGCCTCAACGACCCCGACGAATCGCCAGCCATCGCCGAGAAATCCTTTGGCAAGGGACGCGTCGTCACACTCGCCATTCCCGCCGATGCCGATTGGACGAACTGGACCAGCGACCCAAGCTATCTGATCGTCATGCAGGAAATGGTGCGGTATCTATCGGGCGACCGCGGCGATCGCGGGCTGCTGCGAGTTTCGCAGCCCATTCGTCAGCCTCTCGACCTGACCAGGTTCGAAATCGATGCCGCCCTGCTGGGCCCGCGCGAACGAAAGGCCAACATGCAGGCCGTCGCTGCCGAAAAAGCGGGCGAGCAGACCGTCTGGCAACTTGAGTATCCCGCCACCGATCTACAGGGCTTTTACGAATTGAAACTAGCTCGTCGCGATGCTCCGCCCGAAAGCGTGCTGTTTGCGGCGAATGTCGATCCCCTCGAAGGTGACCTGAAGCGGGTCGATATCCCCACGCTGAAGAAAAACTTCGGCGAGGCAAAAATCGAGATCGTCTCAGCCGAGCAGGTTGGCACGCTCAGCAGTATCGGATCGGATACCGAAGTGTGGTGGTATTTGCTGTGGGGCGTGGTCGTGGTTCTCTGCTCCGAGCAATTGCTGGCCTGGTGGTTTGGTTGGGGTCGGTAA
- a CDS encoding outer membrane protein assembly factor BamB family protein, which translates to MLAKPDYLRQLFVAACCCALGLAVGSKLASAADEPDVYTLQLAKYDIQPTAESIADYLQSLLPTADHQRAMQKLIHQLGDESYAQRESATRQLMQQPAGLTELLAAAVAGPDPEIRWRAQLISDQTSRESQALLHAVLSTVQRQKFPELTAPLLKVTGLCTAEPLRTALRRAVAATLSPADVPHLLAALKSSSAEQRSLAAATLPLASPAAADEHLPALLRDDVAAVQLAAARSLANRGRRETLPVLVDLLNSNELPIRVEAFRTLKAVTGQSLPFVVYDTPEKRTEQRMAWQAWVDIAGQTAELKFPLRESTVELGRLLVCDQQQNQLIEYDEQGKEIWKKSTPAQPWGCQGLENGHRLVCCFAERIVVEYDAQGAEIWRATGLPGGPTSVQRLENGNTLLACTEASEVVEVDRAGKITWRAKIDGRPVDARRLEDGRTLVSLQNLQKVVELDISGKNVWELSGVGNVFSAQRLESGNTLVCTVGHSQVREFDRGGKVVWSQGKFLTPYTAQRLSNGNTMVVDRKGVHEINPVGEVVNHIVTPRISRAHKY; encoded by the coding sequence ATGCTCGCGAAACCTGACTATCTCCGCCAACTCTTTGTCGCAGCCTGCTGCTGCGCACTGGGCCTGGCAGTGGGTAGTAAGTTAGCGAGTGCCGCCGATGAGCCCGATGTTTATACCCTGCAGCTTGCCAAGTATGACATCCAACCCACAGCAGAATCGATCGCCGACTATCTGCAATCGCTGTTGCCGACAGCCGATCATCAGCGGGCCATGCAGAAATTGATTCATCAACTGGGGGATGAATCGTATGCTCAGCGCGAATCTGCCACTCGCCAATTGATGCAACAGCCGGCCGGTTTGACCGAACTGCTGGCGGCAGCTGTCGCCGGCCCCGATCCGGAGATTCGCTGGCGAGCCCAGCTGATTTCTGACCAGACCTCGCGCGAGAGTCAGGCCCTGTTACACGCAGTTCTCTCGACCGTGCAGCGGCAGAAGTTTCCCGAACTAACGGCTCCGCTGCTCAAGGTCACCGGTCTGTGCACGGCCGAACCACTTCGCACGGCACTGCGCCGCGCGGTTGCCGCCACCTTATCGCCCGCAGATGTGCCGCATCTGCTGGCAGCCTTGAAGTCGTCGTCAGCCGAGCAGCGATCGTTAGCTGCAGCGACTTTGCCCTTAGCTTCACCGGCGGCGGCCGACGAACATCTGCCGGCGCTACTGCGCGACGATGTGGCGGCCGTGCAATTAGCGGCTGCCCGCTCGCTGGCCAATCGTGGCAGGCGCGAAACATTGCCGGTGCTGGTCGACTTGCTGAACTCGAACGAATTGCCGATTCGGGTCGAAGCCTTTCGCACGTTAAAGGCGGTGACGGGCCAGTCGCTGCCGTTCGTCGTTTACGACACCCCCGAGAAACGAACCGAGCAACGGATGGCCTGGCAGGCCTGGGTGGATATAGCTGGCCAAACCGCCGAGCTTAAGTTTCCGCTGCGTGAGTCAACGGTCGAACTTGGACGCCTCCTCGTTTGCGATCAACAGCAGAACCAACTGATTGAGTACGACGAGCAAGGGAAAGAGATCTGGAAGAAATCGACTCCAGCGCAACCGTGGGGTTGTCAGGGACTCGAAAACGGCCATCGGCTCGTCTGTTGCTTCGCCGAGCGAATCGTTGTCGAGTACGACGCCCAAGGTGCCGAGATCTGGCGCGCCACGGGACTCCCCGGTGGCCCCACCAGCGTGCAACGCTTGGAAAATGGGAACACACTTCTGGCCTGTACCGAAGCCTCGGAAGTGGTGGAAGTCGATCGGGCGGGGAAGATTACCTGGCGCGCGAAAATCGACGGTCGTCCCGTCGATGCCCGACGTTTGGAAGATGGTCGTACGCTGGTTTCGCTGCAGAATTTGCAGAAGGTCGTCGAACTCGACATCAGTGGCAAAAACGTCTGGGAACTAAGCGGCGTCGGTAATGTCTTTTCCGCCCAGCGACTGGAAAGTGGCAACACGCTGGTTTGCACGGTCGGACACTCGCAGGTCCGCGAGTTCGACCGCGGCGGTAAGGTGGTCTGGTCGCAAGGGAAATTTCTCACGCCCTACACCGCCCAGCGCTTGAGCAACGGCAACACAATGGTCGTCGATCGCAAGGGCGTGCACGAAATAAATCCTGTGGGCGAAGTGGTCAACCACATCGTCACTCCGCGCATCAGCCGCGCACACAAATACTAA
- a CDS encoding outer membrane protein assembly factor BamB family protein, giving the protein MSKNSQGRSRRSPESPAMPYPNTLGLTLLIAGLIFAPLAIHLAVAQAPLVKRPIPAGDPAVKVKAGDDADEAMKDLAETKFPGGAPLKTDPEQQRLLKRAEICVEDGRFDLATVLWQKVLDEAGDTLMTRDGRFYTSLAEEVERTIIKLPPEALRTYRLTADGQAELILSQATAGDEEDALAQVVRRYFMSAAGDDAAYKLACLALDRHDFVGASRLLAKIMEQHPDPSMPPSEVLLRLSVASARMGDREAAGKWLTRYASAGGERPSSEVFDMVLADVQQAMQQAVAAGATAENWPMTLGGPSRTGHQRSLPSEATARTLTEAWVHQFPIAASDGMQQNPWGGMMGAMGLHGRPFNANGRNVAAIAREPLVSQWRQHAWMPTAGLLFDKGLVIVKTADELAAFNVAAVESKPVWQTFMKNEYVLDGQTADMSRMQMQGGMQGQTNNQPRSAPEVFLFGDRVHQAMSLHNGIVYTIEGRQFHADSPTLPGQSLLSKPWQWNVTPRRTRSNFLAAYHVRTGKFAGHRAASDEDKEGSQDVGFLGAPIGFGNLIIAPVTDGGAIWLYAMEDARLSKEGKYMPTVWKSYLCDEPSAGSDAWSTIVPALDGRDLYVTCGTGVVFAVDAVSGNVRWAVRYQRDGKPDLRMRNYGNQQNRIQPEGFEDDVVIPHGRSLIVMASDSNTITSLDRRTGEILWTSPRTDMPTKDDRGVTYCLGIKDNLLYLAGQKIIRTIKLPGGRIGWDREIEHSYGHGALTADALYIPVKDSILKLDLKTGAELGQVGVALPTDDPVGNVYSDGQKLWVAGAGRIYAMTTLEHRLKTLSEQIAAGDPEAQLTRMRLMFKDKKLESALTDLRGAYQLFRQKTDPEESVNRLFLAIHELKLPQEEPLIALGLLHEFFVSGSPPPLTGELKAKRADVLLSSLRIARQKKSPGLTPAILQLASLLDSDHLVHSAAAAIQASATPADRDSLVAAVDSAVPNAQAIAVSGFAKIAGADAKDSLTKAVTSGDERVKLAAARALANLGERDSLNTFLALLSADNSRTRLRSHQALRAMTGQAIAFSAEGKPEDRAKSVEAWKKWVDTEGKTAKLTIPLPETDVPLGRTLFVSFGQSTIVELDADRKERWRHRLSNPWACQGLPNGNRLIAAFAQNQNIIVEYSEDGKEIWKKEKLPSIPYSVQRLENGSTLVCCADVQQVLEIAPDLSTKSTQVAGRPMYAQRLDNGNTLIALQQGGRVVEMDAKNQTVWEARGMNGPCFCQRLDTGNTLIVQMHTGQVVEVDASGQKTVWNSKVPLVNPICAQRLTNGNTLIADNNGVIEVDPTGQKVIWRHAQNNVTGVSQF; this is encoded by the coding sequence ATGTCCAAGAATTCCCAAGGTCGGTCCCGTCGCTCGCCGGAGTCTCCAGCGATGCCCTACCCAAACACATTGGGGCTGACGTTGCTCATTGCCGGCCTGATTTTCGCGCCGCTGGCCATTCACTTGGCCGTCGCCCAGGCTCCGCTCGTCAAGCGACCAATCCCAGCCGGTGATCCCGCGGTTAAAGTCAAAGCAGGCGATGATGCCGACGAAGCGATGAAAGATCTGGCGGAAACAAAGTTTCCCGGCGGCGCCCCCCTCAAGACCGATCCAGAGCAACAACGTCTGTTGAAGCGGGCTGAAATCTGCGTCGAAGATGGTCGCTTTGATTTGGCCACCGTCTTGTGGCAGAAAGTGCTCGACGAAGCGGGTGACACGCTGATGACCCGCGATGGCCGCTTCTATACTTCGCTGGCCGAAGAAGTCGAGCGCACCATCATCAAGCTGCCACCCGAAGCGCTCCGCACGTATCGTCTGACTGCTGATGGCCAGGCTGAATTGATTTTGTCGCAGGCAACCGCCGGTGATGAAGAAGATGCCCTCGCTCAAGTCGTGCGTCGATATTTCATGAGTGCGGCCGGTGACGATGCCGCCTACAAACTTGCCTGCCTGGCACTCGACCGGCACGATTTTGTGGGTGCTAGTCGCCTACTTGCCAAGATCATGGAGCAGCACCCCGATCCGTCGATGCCGCCGAGTGAAGTGCTGCTACGGTTGAGTGTGGCCAGTGCCCGCATGGGCGATCGCGAAGCTGCGGGCAAATGGCTCACGCGTTATGCCTCCGCTGGTGGCGAGCGCCCCAGTAGCGAAGTGTTCGATATGGTGCTCGCCGACGTGCAGCAGGCCATGCAACAAGCGGTTGCCGCCGGCGCCACGGCCGAGAACTGGCCGATGACGCTCGGTGGACCATCGCGCACCGGTCACCAACGATCGCTCCCCAGTGAAGCCACCGCTCGCACCCTGACCGAAGCCTGGGTTCATCAATTTCCGATCGCAGCCAGCGACGGCATGCAGCAGAACCCGTGGGGCGGCATGATGGGGGCGATGGGACTGCATGGGCGTCCCTTCAATGCCAACGGTCGCAACGTGGCGGCGATTGCCCGCGAACCACTCGTGAGTCAATGGCGGCAACATGCTTGGATGCCTACGGCCGGGCTCCTCTTCGACAAGGGGCTGGTGATTGTCAAAACGGCGGATGAACTGGCCGCGTTCAATGTTGCCGCGGTCGAATCGAAGCCGGTCTGGCAAACGTTCATGAAGAACGAATATGTGCTCGACGGCCAAACGGCCGATATGTCGCGCATGCAAATGCAGGGTGGCATGCAAGGGCAAACGAACAACCAACCGCGCTCCGCGCCCGAAGTCTTCCTGTTTGGCGACCGGGTGCATCAAGCCATGTCGCTGCACAATGGCATTGTCTACACGATTGAGGGGCGGCAGTTCCATGCCGATAGCCCCACACTTCCCGGCCAATCGCTTCTCAGCAAGCCTTGGCAGTGGAATGTCACGCCCCGCCGCACGCGCAGCAACTTCCTGGCCGCTTATCACGTGCGCACCGGCAAGTTTGCGGGCCACCGTGCTGCCAGCGACGAAGATAAAGAAGGCTCGCAAGATGTCGGCTTTCTCGGCGCTCCGATTGGTTTTGGCAACCTGATCATTGCCCCTGTCACCGATGGCGGCGCGATCTGGCTCTATGCAATGGAAGATGCTCGCCTGAGTAAAGAGGGCAAGTACATGCCCACCGTCTGGAAGAGCTATTTGTGCGATGAACCCTCGGCGGGGAGTGATGCCTGGTCCACCATCGTGCCCGCGCTCGATGGCCGCGATTTGTACGTGACTTGCGGCACGGGCGTCGTGTTCGCCGTCGATGCTGTCTCCGGCAATGTGCGCTGGGCGGTTCGCTATCAGCGCGATGGCAAGCCCGACCTGCGGATGCGTAACTACGGCAATCAACAGAACCGCATTCAGCCCGAAGGCTTTGAAGACGATGTGGTCATTCCTCACGGCCGCAGTCTGATCGTGATGGCTTCCGATTCCAACACCATCACCTCGCTCGATCGTCGCACGGGTGAAATCCTCTGGACCTCACCGCGCACCGATATGCCGACCAAGGACGACCGTGGTGTCACCTATTGTTTGGGGATCAAAGACAACCTGCTCTACCTGGCTGGTCAGAAGATTATTCGCACGATCAAGCTCCCCGGTGGCAGAATTGGCTGGGATCGCGAAATCGAGCACTCCTACGGCCACGGCGCTTTGACTGCCGATGCCCTCTACATTCCCGTGAAGGATTCCATTCTCAAACTCGATTTGAAAACGGGCGCTGAGTTGGGGCAGGTTGGTGTGGCTCTGCCCACCGACGATCCGGTGGGGAATGTTTATTCCGATGGACAAAAGTTGTGGGTGGCCGGCGCGGGGCGCATTTATGCGATGACCACGCTCGAACATCGCTTGAAGACGTTGAGCGAGCAGATTGCCGCCGGCGATCCCGAGGCTCAACTCACGCGGATGCGGCTGATGTTCAAGGACAAGAAGCTTGAGTCGGCCCTTACGGATCTGCGTGGCGCGTATCAACTGTTTCGGCAGAAGACGGATCCCGAGGAGTCCGTCAATCGCTTGTTCCTGGCGATTCACGAATTGAAGCTGCCGCAAGAAGAACCACTGATCGCCTTGGGACTGCTGCACGAATTTTTCGTCAGTGGTTCGCCTCCGCCTCTGACCGGTGAACTGAAGGCCAAACGAGCCGACGTGCTCCTTAGTTCCTTGCGAATTGCCCGGCAGAAAAAATCGCCCGGCCTCACCCCCGCCATTTTGCAACTGGCGTCGCTCCTCGATAGCGACCACCTGGTTCATTCGGCCGCAGCTGCGATTCAAGCGAGCGCTACTCCTGCCGATCGCGATTCGCTGGTCGCTGCAGTCGATAGCGCGGTCCCCAATGCTCAGGCCATCGCCGTTAGTGGGTTCGCCAAGATTGCCGGGGCCGATGCCAAGGACTCGCTGACCAAAGCGGTCACCTCCGGCGATGAGCGGGTAAAACTGGCCGCCGCTCGCGCGCTGGCGAATCTCGGCGAGCGCGACAGCCTGAATACTTTCCTCGCGCTCCTTTCGGCCGATAACAGTCGCACTCGGCTCCGCAGCCATCAAGCACTGCGGGCCATGACGGGTCAGGCCATCGCCTTCTCGGCAGAGGGAAAGCCAGAAGATCGCGCGAAAAGTGTCGAAGCCTGGAAGAAGTGGGTCGATACCGAGGGAAAAACGGCCAAGTTGACGATTCCCCTTCCCGAGACGGACGTTCCCCTTGGTCGCACGCTGTTTGTTTCGTTTGGCCAATCGACGATTGTCGAACTCGATGCCGACCGCAAAGAGCGCTGGCGTCATCGCTTGTCAAATCCATGGGCCTGCCAAGGGCTGCCGAACGGCAATCGGCTGATTGCTGCCTTCGCGCAGAACCAGAACATCATCGTTGAGTACAGCGAAGACGGAAAAGAGATTTGGAAGAAAGAAAAACTGCCGAGCATTCCGTATAGCGTGCAGCGGCTCGAAAACGGCAGCACGCTGGTCTGCTGTGCCGACGTGCAACAAGTGCTCGAGATCGCTCCCGACTTGTCCACCAAGTCGACGCAGGTCGCAGGCCGCCCCATGTACGCCCAACGACTCGACAACGGCAACACGCTCATCGCTTTGCAGCAGGGGGGCCGCGTGGTCGAAATGGATGCCAAGAATCAGACCGTGTGGGAAGCTCGCGGGATGAACGGCCCCTGTTTCTGCCAACGGCTCGATACCGGCAATACCCTGATCGTGCAGATGCACACCGGGCAAGTTGTCGAGGTCGATGCCTCGGGACAAAAGACAGTGTGGAACAGCAAAGTTCCGCTGGTGAACCCGATATGCGCCCAGCGCCTAACCAACGGAAACACGCTGATTGCCGATAACAACGGTGTGATCGAAGTCGACCCGACCGGACAAAAAGTCATTTGGCGTCACGCTCAGAATAACGTCACCGGCGTCTCTCAGTTCTAA